One part of the Vicia villosa cultivar HV-30 ecotype Madison, WI linkage group LG6, Vvil1.0, whole genome shotgun sequence genome encodes these proteins:
- the LOC131614547 gene encoding uncharacterized protein LOC131614547 yields the protein MEILNVALLSKWKWRILMDKEAVWRDILEERYGNIKLKVLVGDLSVVKKKDSIWWRDLLTSDNFENLLLDNFSSAIQVKVSNGDSTPLWYADWFGKHSLMKGFPSLFAMADNHLQAISSAGAHIQDCWKWNFISLFESGSKAYETAAVFFCSGLDFAVSISAGTGAVLRAVQEMEGSSRAAADDDSSKVQRTLLDFCATLNSNPLLKEEDDTFIWRLNLKGCFSVNSCYVFFKGKLSSPLMNIDKAGALANIWNIKVPSKILFFCWRFIHNRIATKDNLVSRGILNEEGDSFCVLCDSEEETLMHLFSECEMTLSIWRRVFMWLGVGEFLSFEEFLEFFYNCAKIGCPSKRAMVAVVWLATIWTVWLKRNAIIFRDEFFSFIESMSKIVFVSWSWLNSFYKKLPLCNFYGWNIQPLLCFVV from the coding sequence ATGGAAATTTTGAATGTGGCTTTATTAAGTAAATGGAAATGGCGTATTCTTATGGATAAAGAAGCGGTGTGGCGAGATATTTTAGAAGAGCGATATGGTAATATTAAGCTTAAGGTTTTGGTTGGAGACTTATCGGTGGTGAAAAAAAAAGattcaatttggtggagagatttgCTCACATCGGATAACTTTGAAAATCTTCTTTTGGACAATTTTTCAAGTGCTATTCAAGTTAAGGTGAGTAATGGGGATTCCACTCCTCTTTGGTATGCAGATTGGTTTGGGAAGCATTCTCTCATGAAAGGCTTTCCTAGTTTGTTTGCTATGGCCGACAACCATTTGCAAGCCATTTCTTCAGCAGGTGCTCACATTCAGGATTGCTGGAAGTGGAATTTTATCTCTCTGTTCGAGTCTGGCAGCAAAGCATATGAAACAGCTGCGGTTTTTTTTTGCTCAGGTTTGGACTTTGCTGTTTCTATTTCTGCTGGAACAGGGGCGGTTTTGCGGGCTGTTCAGGAAATGGAGGGTTCTTCTCGGGCAGCGGCGGATGATGACAGTAGCAAGGTGCAGCGAACCTTGCTGGATTTTTGCGCGACTCTCAACAGCAACCCTCTTTTAAAGGAAGAGGATGATacgttcatatggaggttgaattTGAAAGGTTGTTTCTCGGTTAATTCTTGTTACGTTTTCTTCAAAGGAAAGCTATCAAGTCCGCTGATGAATATTGACAAGGCTGGGGCCCTTGCTAATATTTGGAACATAAAAGTGCCATCCAAAATTCTGTTTTTTTGTTGGAGATTCATCCACAATAGAATTGCTACTAAAGACAATTTAGTGAGTCGGGGTATTTTAAATGAAGAAGGAGACTCTTTTTGTGTTTTGTGTGATTCGGAGGAGGAAACACTCATGCATCTCTTTTCGGAATGTGAAATGACGCTTAGCATTTGGCGTAGAGTTTTTATGTGGCTTGGAGTTGGGGAGTTTTTATCTTTTGAGGAATTCTTAGAGTTCTTTTACAATTGTGCTAAGATCGGCTGTCCTTCAAAAAGAGCCATGGTGGCGGTGGTTTGGTTGGCAACTATTTGGACTGTGTGGCTTAAGCGTAACGCTATCATTTTTAGAGATGAGTTCTTTAGTTTCATAGAGTCTATGTCGAAGATAGTATTCGTGTCTTGGAGTTGGCTTAATTCTTTTTACAAAAAGTTACCGTTATGTAATTTCTATGGTTGGAACATCCAACCTCTTTTATGCTTTGTAGTGTAA